The genomic window GGGTGACTGAAGATTTGATCCCTATGGCGGTGCTCGGGCGAATCGCGCGTTTAACCAAATATATTGAAGTGATCCTGCTGCAATGTCATGGCGAATTTGGCTTAGGTCAGGGCGAGTTTGATGTGCTGGCGACGTTAAGGCGCTCGGGTGAGCCCTTTACCCTCTCGCCATCCCAGTTATATCAGAGCATGATGTTAAGCTCTGGTGCTATGACGAGCCGATTAGATCGACTCGAAAACAAAGGCTTAATTGAACGGACACACAGTAAGGAAGATCGCCGCGCCGTGCATGTCTCATTAACGCTTGATGGCAAGGCGCTCATTGATAAGGCATTGCCGCAGCATATTCAATGTCAGAGTGCCTTGTTAGCAGGGGTGAGCGTTGAAGATAGGCCTATGTT from Shewanella putrefaciens includes these protein-coding regions:
- a CDS encoding MarR family winged helix-turn-helix transcriptional regulator yields the protein MTTKTKPTIASITNEDQEAMNTQADGLDRIVGQWQQQGVTEDLIPMAVLGRIARLTKYIEVILLQCHGEFGLGQGEFDVLATLRRSGEPFTLSPSQLYQSMMLSSGAMTSRLDRLENKGLIERTHSKEDRRAVHVSLTLDGKALIDKALPQHIQCQSALLAGVSVEDRPMLLQILKSWLTQFEPQ